A single genomic interval of Microbacterium sp. BLY harbors:
- a CDS encoding cytochrome c biogenesis protein ResB, with product MTKNKGAVTTDSSDPLRPSDHVDGDDTITQPRLGFVGWLRWGWRQLTSMRTALVLLLVLAIAAIPGSIFPQRMADPNGVTQWERDNPDLFPVLDALKLFDVYLSPWFSAIYLLLFTSLVGCVIPRIKHHAKALQARPPRTPARLRRLEDYRAVTRDTVADSGTRTGDADAEAAASIDVATKQLKALGYRVERYDRGRTYSVSAERGYWRETGNLLFHLALVGVLVTIGVGGGFAYTGQRVLVEGETFANTLLDYDSMNRGRFVADDAFAPYSMRLDSFDVTYQPFGEPGSGQAGDFSANMTIQEKGEEREGAVKVNEPLSVADDDVFLLGNGYAPTVTVRDPEGNVVFHNSTPFLPQDNNMTSLGVLKVPDGLAEQVGLVGFFYPTTGVLDTGAFFSAYPDLTNPTLTLDVYTGDLGINDGVPRSVYVLDTSDMTKLTGRSTDVESIELSPGETAQLPSGLGSVTFDDESPEGATDASESVKRFASLQIHRDESGVFVLGFALLALGGLMLALFVPRRRVWVKATAADGAVDLEYAALARGEDPTLARAVDDLRAGHARLLDAAGGTTARTPEDADEDAADAAADPAAPAPGK from the coding sequence GGCGCCAGCTCACCTCGATGCGCACGGCGCTCGTCCTCCTGCTCGTGCTGGCGATCGCGGCCATCCCCGGATCGATCTTCCCGCAGCGGATGGCCGACCCGAACGGCGTGACGCAGTGGGAGCGCGACAACCCCGACCTGTTCCCCGTCCTCGACGCGCTCAAGCTCTTCGACGTGTATCTGTCGCCCTGGTTCTCGGCGATCTACCTGCTGCTGTTCACCTCGCTCGTCGGCTGCGTCATCCCCCGCATCAAGCACCACGCCAAGGCGCTGCAGGCCCGCCCGCCGCGCACGCCCGCGCGGCTGCGACGCCTGGAGGACTACCGTGCCGTCACGCGCGACACGGTCGCCGACTCCGGCACCCGCACCGGTGACGCCGACGCGGAGGCGGCGGCCTCGATCGACGTCGCCACGAAGCAGCTCAAGGCGCTCGGCTACCGCGTCGAGCGCTACGACCGCGGGCGCACGTACTCCGTCTCGGCCGAGCGCGGCTACTGGCGGGAGACGGGCAACCTGCTCTTCCACCTCGCTCTCGTCGGCGTGCTCGTGACGATCGGCGTCGGCGGCGGCTTCGCGTACACGGGCCAGCGCGTGCTCGTCGAGGGCGAGACCTTCGCCAACACGCTGCTCGACTACGACTCCATGAACCGCGGACGCTTCGTCGCCGACGACGCCTTCGCGCCGTACTCCATGCGCCTCGACTCGTTCGACGTGACGTACCAGCCGTTCGGGGAGCCGGGCTCGGGCCAGGCGGGCGACTTCTCCGCGAACATGACCATCCAGGAGAAGGGCGAGGAGCGCGAGGGGGCCGTCAAGGTCAACGAGCCCTTGAGCGTGGCGGACGACGACGTGTTCCTGCTCGGCAACGGCTACGCGCCCACCGTGACGGTGCGCGACCCCGAGGGCAACGTGGTGTTCCACAACAGCACGCCGTTCCTTCCGCAGGACAACAACATGACCTCGCTCGGCGTGCTCAAGGTGCCGGACGGCCTGGCCGAGCAGGTGGGCCTCGTCGGCTTCTTCTACCCGACGACGGGTGTGCTCGACACCGGGGCCTTCTTCTCCGCCTACCCCGATCTCACCAATCCGACGCTCACGCTCGACGTGTACACGGGCGACCTCGGGATCAACGACGGCGTGCCCCGCTCGGTGTACGTGCTCGACACCTCCGACATGACGAAGCTCACCGGACGCAGCACGGACGTCGAGTCGATCGAGCTGTCCCCGGGCGAGACCGCGCAGCTGCCGAGCGGCCTCGGCTCGGTGACTTTCGACGACGAGTCGCCGGAGGGCGCCACCGACGCCTCGGAGTCCGTCAAGCGCTTCGCCTCCCTGCAGATCCACCGCGACGAGTCCGGGGTGTTCGTCCTCGGCTTTGCGCTGCTGGCCCTCGGCGGCCTCATGCTCGCCCTCTTCGTGCCGCGTCGGCGCGTGTGGGTCAAGGCCACCGCCGCCGACGGCGCTGTCGATCTCGAGTACGCGGCCCTGGCCCGGGGCGAGGACCCGACGCTCGCGCGCGCCGTGGACGACCTCCGGGCCGGGCACGCCCGGCTCCTCGACGCCGCGGGCGGCACGACCGCCCGCACCCCTGAAGACGCCGACGAGGACGCCGCGGACGCCGCCGCGGACCCCGCGGCCCCGGCACCCGGAAAGTAG
- a CDS encoding 2'-5' RNA ligase family protein — MRRPFMDTPDQLASLDGQQYLVLRPTGAVAAAYRAIQEAALARLDTPLRHPHTEHVTLRGFFEPERREDLRAVIRAWAAEQGPLELTADAVDVFPAPWQVLILRLARTPALVRAYASLTEALRPTDFRRLDELSVEEWTFHLSVLYGRTLDPETWQHLAATEARPLTPAPTEVVTEAEFVWYEGGVEHAEVIPLGG; from the coding sequence ATGCGCCGACCGTTCATGGACACTCCGGACCAGCTCGCGAGCCTCGACGGGCAGCAGTATCTCGTCCTCCGGCCGACCGGGGCGGTCGCCGCGGCCTACCGGGCGATCCAGGAGGCCGCGCTCGCGCGTCTGGATACGCCCCTGCGGCATCCACACACGGAGCACGTGACGCTTCGAGGCTTCTTCGAGCCGGAGCGTCGCGAAGATCTCCGAGCCGTGATCCGGGCCTGGGCCGCGGAACAGGGTCCTCTCGAACTCACCGCCGACGCCGTGGACGTCTTCCCCGCACCGTGGCAGGTCCTGATCCTGCGCCTCGCCCGCACGCCCGCCCTCGTGCGCGCGTACGCCTCGCTGACGGAGGCGCTCCGGCCGACGGACTTCCGCCGCCTCGACGAGCTCTCGGTCGAGGAGTGGACCTTCCACCTCTCCGTGCTCTACGGCAGGACGCTGGATCCCGAGACGTGGCAGCATCTCGCCGCGACCGAGGCCCGTCCTCTGACCCCCGCTCCGACGGAAGTCGTCACCGAGGCCGAGTTCGTCTGGTACGAGGGCGGCGTCGAGCACGCCGAGGTCATCCCCCTCGGCGGCTGA
- the ccsB gene encoding c-type cytochrome biogenesis protein CcsB codes for MLELNVISPVLLWTAIAIYAAAFVAYAFDLARRSQATADAHTVREGVLVGAGGGSVPASVDATGAPVSAPQRFVMARIGTSLTVLGFVFHLAATITRGIAAGRVPWANLYEFGMVGTLLIIAVYLAVLTRLDLRFLGTFITGLVVVLLGLGATNFYVEVSPLMDPLKSVWLIIHVFVASLATAFFALAFALSVIQLMQARRERLLGEGAAKTGPGFLRTFPPAERLESLAYLFTIIGFILWTFTLIAGSIWAYYAWSRFWGFDVKETWTFVIWVLYAGYIHARATRGWRGNPSAWLSIVGFTAVIFNFTVVNVFFKGLHAYSGLS; via the coding sequence ATGCTCGAGCTCAACGTGATCTCGCCGGTCCTGCTCTGGACGGCGATCGCGATCTACGCGGCGGCCTTCGTGGCCTACGCCTTCGATCTCGCGCGCCGTTCGCAGGCCACGGCCGACGCCCACACGGTCCGCGAGGGCGTGCTCGTCGGCGCGGGCGGCGGGAGCGTCCCGGCATCCGTGGACGCGACCGGGGCACCGGTGTCGGCGCCGCAGCGCTTCGTCATGGCGCGGATCGGCACGTCGCTCACCGTCCTCGGCTTCGTCTTCCACCTGGCCGCGACGATCACCCGCGGCATCGCGGCCGGACGGGTGCCGTGGGCCAACCTGTACGAGTTCGGCATGGTCGGCACGCTGCTCATCATCGCCGTCTACCTGGCGGTGCTCACCCGCCTCGACCTGCGCTTCCTCGGCACCTTCATCACGGGCCTCGTGGTCGTCCTCCTCGGGCTGGGCGCGACGAACTTCTACGTCGAGGTCTCGCCGCTCATGGACCCGCTGAAGAGCGTGTGGCTCATCATCCACGTGTTCGTCGCCTCGCTCGCGACGGCGTTCTTCGCGCTCGCCTTCGCGCTCTCGGTGATCCAGCTGATGCAGGCCCGACGCGAGCGTCTGCTCGGTGAGGGGGCGGCCAAGACCGGCCCCGGCTTCCTGCGCACGTTCCCGCCGGCGGAGCGCCTGGAGAGCTTGGCGTATCTGTTCACGATCATCGGCTTCATCCTCTGGACCTTCACCCTCATCGCCGGGTCCATCTGGGCGTACTACGCCTGGAGCCGCTTCTGGGGCTTCGATGTGAAGGAGACCTGGACGTTCGTGATCTGGGTGCTCTACGCCGGTTACATCCACGCCCGCGCGACCCGCGGCTGGCGCGGCAACCCCTCGGCCTGGCTCTCGATCGTCGGCTTCACCGCCGTGATCTTCAACTTCACCGTCGTCAACGTCTTCTTCAAGGGCCTGCACGCCTACTCCGGCCTGAGCTGA